The Halobellus sp. MBLA0158 genome has a window encoding:
- a CDS encoding ATP-binding protein — MDRRGRDPYPWLIVGYGAALFLVALVHYRQEARALRSVGGPVAAFVLDSVPALALAYVGYWLSKRGLSAADHRRIAQWCVGGSALFVAAIGATFVVRLFEGRIPAEPVFPLLIAAEAGALAGVVAGYYNVRALRDARRARTVTDALTFVNSLIRHDLRNDLNVIRGHAELLADDESGDPARGPDSSAVIEEKSAEALTRIETTRAITNTLIGEPDLDTVDLASMAAEMATQTENAFDVPVVTDLPDRAPVTANAGLRSVVDNLLENAAEHNDADEPEIEVAVEAEAAAVTLRVSDNGSGIPDAEKEALFESPPDGDGGGLSLVRTLVDGYGGDIRVEDNEPTGTTFVVTLPRADAAGDGDALRPSAGASEGPPGDDGRESSE, encoded by the coding sequence ATGGATCGGAGAGGTCGGGACCCATATCCGTGGCTCATTGTCGGGTACGGCGCGGCGTTGTTCCTGGTCGCGCTCGTCCACTACAGGCAAGAGGCCAGAGCCCTGCGCAGCGTGGGCGGTCCGGTCGCCGCGTTCGTGCTGGACAGCGTGCCCGCGCTCGCACTCGCGTACGTCGGGTACTGGCTCTCCAAGCGGGGGCTCTCGGCCGCGGACCACCGCCGGATCGCTCAGTGGTGTGTCGGCGGGAGCGCGCTGTTCGTCGCGGCGATCGGTGCGACCTTCGTCGTTCGGCTCTTCGAGGGACGGATCCCTGCCGAGCCCGTCTTCCCGCTGTTGATCGCGGCCGAGGCCGGGGCGCTGGCCGGCGTCGTCGCCGGGTACTACAACGTCCGGGCGCTGCGGGACGCCCGCCGGGCGCGGACCGTCACCGACGCGCTGACCTTCGTCAACAGCCTCATCCGGCACGACCTCCGCAACGACCTGAACGTGATCCGCGGCCACGCCGAACTCCTCGCCGACGACGAAAGCGGCGACCCGGCCCGCGGCCCCGACTCCTCCGCGGTCATCGAAGAGAAGTCCGCGGAGGCGCTCACCCGGATCGAGACCACGCGGGCGATCACGAACACGCTGATCGGCGAACCCGACCTCGACACGGTCGATCTGGCCTCGATGGCCGCGGAGATGGCCACACAGACCGAGAACGCGTTCGATGTCCCGGTCGTGACCGACCTGCCGGATCGGGCGCCCGTCACCGCGAACGCCGGGCTGCGGTCGGTCGTGGACAACCTCCTCGAGAACGCCGCCGAGCACAACGACGCCGACGAGCCCGAGATCGAGGTCGCCGTCGAGGCGGAAGCCGCGGCTGTCACGCTGCGGGTCAGCGACAACGGGTCGGGGATTCCAGACGCGGAGAAGGAGGCGCTCTTCGAGTCGCCGCCGGACGGCGACGGCGGCGGACTGTCGCTCGTGCGGACGCTCGTGGACGGCTACGGCGGCGACATCCGCGTCGAGGACAACGAGCCCACCGGGACGACGTTCGTGGTGACCCTCCCGCGGGCCGACGCCGCCGGAGACGGCGACGCGTTGCGGCCGAGCGCCGGTGCCTCTGAAGGACCGCCCGGGGACGACGGGCGGGAGTCGTCGGAGTAG
- a CDS encoding DUF4396 domain-containing protein: MLAAPLAGLADALAPFRAAVVPALSDPTVLAAWAVLVALALGALLWDLRTRNAAIPSLMKGVWTLVVLYAGPFGLAVYWRSGRSEMARDSLWRRGARSTAHCFSGCGAGEVTGVVVLVGLLTIESTLATTLGTFALAYLFGYALTVGPLLQDGESLGTAVRDALYTETPSITVMEVVAIGTDVLLAGEATIGTALFWGALIFSLSLGFAAAYPINVALIAVGIKEGMGDPTAMDGASAI, from the coding sequence ATGCTCGCTGCTCCCCTCGCCGGACTGGCCGACGCGCTCGCTCCGTTCCGCGCCGCGGTCGTGCCGGCGCTCTCGGACCCGACCGTGCTGGCCGCGTGGGCGGTCCTCGTCGCGCTCGCGCTCGGCGCGCTCCTGTGGGACCTGCGGACGCGAAACGCCGCGATCCCGTCGCTGATGAAGGGCGTCTGGACGCTCGTCGTCCTCTATGCGGGGCCGTTCGGGCTCGCGGTCTACTGGCGGAGCGGCCGCTCGGAGATGGCTCGCGACTCGCTGTGGCGCCGCGGCGCGCGCTCGACGGCCCACTGCTTTTCGGGCTGCGGCGCGGGCGAGGTCACCGGCGTCGTCGTCCTCGTGGGCCTGCTCACGATCGAGAGCACGCTCGCGACGACGCTCGGCACGTTCGCGCTCGCGTACCTGTTCGGCTACGCCCTCACCGTCGGCCCGCTCCTCCAGGACGGCGAGAGCCTCGGGACCGCCGTCCGCGACGCGCTCTACACGGAGACGCCGAGCATCACCGTGATGGAGGTCGTCGCCATCGGGACCGACGTGCTCCTCGCGGGCGAGGCCACGATCGGCACCGCGCTGTTCTGGGGCGCGCTGATCTTCTCGCTGTCGCTCGGGTTCGCCGCGGCCTACCCGATCAATGTCGCGCTCATTGCTGTCGGCATCAAGGAGGGAATGGGCGACCCGACGGCGATGGACGGCGCGAGCGCGATCTGA
- a CDS encoding AsnC family transcriptional regulator, with protein sequence MSTLDEIDVRILELLVEDARRPYSDIAERVDLSPPAVSDRVERLRESGVIRRFTVDVDRSQLRAGVPVLVTLELPADAVDDVRDDVLEAEPVEHVFVTAEGDVVFHGRLRADAVREQLDRLVDLSRVDDYAVTVVGDVEWSPAVGGAEFALSCAECGNTVTSEGRSERFGGERYHFCCPSCLAQFRERYERFEADAA encoded by the coding sequence ATGTCCACGCTCGACGAGATCGACGTGCGGATCCTCGAACTCCTGGTGGAAGACGCGCGACGGCCGTACAGCGACATCGCCGAGCGGGTCGACCTCTCGCCGCCCGCCGTCTCCGATCGGGTGGAGCGCCTGCGCGAATCCGGCGTCATCCGGCGGTTCACCGTCGACGTCGACCGCTCGCAGCTCCGCGCCGGCGTGCCCGTGCTCGTGACGCTCGAACTCCCCGCCGACGCCGTCGACGACGTCCGCGACGACGTCCTGGAGGCCGAGCCGGTCGAGCACGTCTTCGTCACCGCCGAGGGCGACGTGGTGTTCCACGGCCGCCTGCGCGCCGACGCCGTCCGCGAGCAGCTCGACCGGCTCGTCGACCTCTCGCGCGTCGACGACTACGCGGTGACCGTCGTCGGCGACGTCGAGTGGAGCCCGGCGGTCGGCGGCGCGGAGTTCGCGCTGTCGTGTGCGGAGTGCGGCAACACCGTCACGAGCGAGGGCCGCAGCGAGCGGTTCGGCGGCGAGCGCTACCACTTCTGTTGTCCCTCCTGTCTGGCGCAGTTCCGCGAGCGGTACGAGCGGTTCGAGGCCGACGCCGCGTAG
- a CDS encoding acyltransferase: MTKVNVSLPAEAEANVQAFIDEVDERLASDEDTCRVVTETLVDLHGDREAYDRWQAGEEISPAERVRLQGYDPCNATLESEYYAEKDDDRFQRSKYLQWLWRQFDATPMADNVAFALRFRQMLAEHLFEECGDDCRFFKGITFTYGHNISVGDNVVIHDDVHLDDRGKLTIGDRASISDDVHLYSHDHDTVDQTRVANYHTIVGDDARVTYDAMVRAGRRVGENAIVGARSVVQGDVPDHHIAAGIPAKSLKVKDGWESAADPVEDRLPNRQEERRIDYDLPEDLDAFDEFQRDLTPPDRS; the protein is encoded by the coding sequence ATGACCAAAGTCAACGTCTCCCTCCCTGCGGAGGCGGAAGCCAACGTCCAGGCCTTCATCGACGAGGTCGACGAGCGACTCGCCTCCGACGAGGACACCTGCCGCGTCGTCACCGAGACGCTCGTCGACCTCCACGGGGACAGAGAGGCGTACGACCGCTGGCAGGCCGGCGAGGAGATCTCGCCCGCAGAGCGCGTTCGGCTCCAGGGCTATGACCCCTGCAACGCGACGCTGGAATCGGAGTACTACGCCGAGAAGGACGACGACCGATTCCAGCGCTCGAAGTACCTTCAGTGGCTCTGGCGGCAGTTCGACGCGACGCCGATGGCCGACAACGTCGCCTTCGCGCTCCGGTTCCGGCAGATGCTCGCCGAGCACCTCTTCGAGGAGTGCGGCGACGACTGCCGCTTCTTCAAGGGCATCACCTTCACCTACGGGCACAACATCTCCGTCGGCGACAACGTCGTCATCCACGACGACGTCCACCTCGACGACCGCGGGAAGCTGACGATCGGCGACCGCGCGTCGATCTCGGACGACGTCCACCTCTACAGCCACGACCACGACACCGTCGACCAGACGCGGGTCGCGAACTACCACACGATCGTCGGCGACGACGCCCGCGTCACCTACGACGCGATGGTCCGCGCGGGCCGTCGCGTCGGCGAGAACGCCATCGTCGGCGCGCGCTCGGTCGTCCAGGGCGACGTCCCCGACCACCACATCGCCGCGGGCATCCCCGCCAAGAGCCTGAAAGTGAAGGACGGCTGGGAGTCGGCAGCCGATCCCGTCGAGGATCGATTACCGAACCGACAGGAGGAACGACGGATCGACTACGACCTGCCCGAGGACCTCGACGCCTTCGACGAGTTCCAGCGGGACCTGACGCCGCCGGACCGCTCCTGA
- a CDS encoding heavy-metal-associated domain-containing protein, translating to MTTRTITVEGMSCGHCEQTVEEALESVAGVESATADRDAESATVEGDADVDSLVAAVDDAGYEASA from the coding sequence ATGACGACGCGTACGATCACCGTCGAAGGGATGAGCTGCGGCCACTGCGAACAGACCGTCGAGGAGGCCTTGGAGTCGGTCGCGGGCGTCGAGTCCGCGACGGCCGACCGAGACGCCGAGTCGGCCACGGTCGAGGGCGACGCCGACGTCGATTCCCTCGTCGCGGCCGTCGACGACGCCGGCTACGAGGCGTCGGCGTAG
- a CDS encoding heavy metal translocating P-type ATPase, translating into MSTRTDHIDVMGMSCANCSQTVQGAVEALDGVEEAAVNFATDEAAVTYDPEEASLSAIYDAIAEAGYDPVSETVSIAITDLSCANCAETNQRALESTPGVLSADVNFATDEASVTYNPADASLDDLYDAIASAGYSPVRERGEGGPDGDSGESDSGGDARDAARKAEIRRQKRLTLFGAALSLPLLAMLAAHLFAPDLLPETVPGTGLPFGWVAFALATPVQVVLGREFYENSYTALVRNRTANMDVLIALGSTTAYLYSVIALVGILPNAGLYFDTAALILVFITLGNYLEARSKGQASEALRSLLEMEADTATLVEDGEEREVPLDEVEVGDRMKVRPGEKIPTDGVVVDGESAVDESMVTGESVPVSKAPGDEVVGSTVNQNGVLVVEATKVGADTAIQQIVQTVKEAQSRQPEIQNLADRISAYFVPAVIANALFWAAVWALFPAQLAGVVEALPLWGVVAGGPAVAGGTVSTLEFAVLVFASAVLIACPCALGLATPAATMVGTSIGAQNGVLFKGGDILERVRDVDTVVFDKTGTLTEGEMALTDVVPVERAADGGQLRERDATDAGDEAETERSDAETDLLRLAAAVEQHSEHPLARAIVEGAEERGIDLPEATDFENVPGQGVRATVDGDTILVGNRRLLEAAGIDPTPAEDAMARLESEGKTAMLVGRVSSDGDEEADAASDADAGEVLGVVADADTVKPSAADAVAALRERGVDVHMITGDNERTARAVAEEVGIDPANVRAGVLPEEKADAVESIQSDGRKAMMVGDGVNDAPALAAAFVGTAIGSGTDVAIEAADVTLMRDDPTDVVKAIRISAGTLAKIKQNLFWALGYNTAMIPLASLGLLQPILAAGAMALSSVSVLTNSLLFRRYTPDHDYRLLGFLRGGN; encoded by the coding sequence ATGAGTACACGAACCGACCACATCGACGTGATGGGGATGTCCTGTGCCAACTGCTCGCAGACGGTGCAGGGCGCCGTGGAGGCCCTCGACGGCGTCGAGGAGGCCGCGGTCAACTTCGCGACCGACGAGGCCGCCGTCACCTACGATCCCGAGGAGGCGTCGCTGTCGGCGATCTACGACGCGATTGCCGAGGCCGGCTACGATCCCGTCTCGGAGACGGTCTCGATCGCCATCACGGACCTGTCCTGTGCGAACTGCGCGGAGACGAACCAACGGGCGCTGGAGTCGACGCCGGGCGTCCTCTCGGCGGACGTGAACTTCGCGACCGACGAGGCGTCCGTGACCTACAACCCCGCCGACGCCTCGCTCGACGACCTCTACGACGCCATCGCGTCGGCGGGCTACTCGCCGGTGCGAGAGCGCGGTGAGGGAGGCCCCGACGGGGACTCGGGCGAGTCCGACTCCGGCGGCGACGCCCGCGACGCCGCCCGCAAGGCCGAGATCCGGCGGCAGAAGCGCCTCACGCTCTTCGGGGCCGCGCTCTCGCTGCCGCTCTTGGCGATGCTCGCCGCGCACCTCTTCGCGCCCGACCTCCTCCCCGAGACGGTCCCCGGGACGGGCCTGCCGTTCGGCTGGGTCGCGTTCGCGCTCGCGACGCCCGTGCAGGTCGTCCTCGGGCGGGAGTTCTACGAGAACAGCTACACCGCCCTGGTGCGGAACCGCACGGCCAATATGGACGTGCTGATCGCGCTCGGCTCGACGACGGCGTACCTCTACTCGGTGATCGCGCTCGTCGGGATCCTCCCGAACGCGGGGCTGTACTTCGATACGGCCGCGCTCATCCTCGTGTTCATCACGCTCGGGAACTACCTCGAAGCGCGCTCGAAGGGCCAGGCCTCCGAGGCGCTGCGCTCCCTGCTTGAGATGGAGGCCGACACGGCCACGCTGGTCGAAGACGGCGAGGAGCGCGAGGTGCCCTTGGACGAGGTGGAAGTCGGCGACCGGATGAAGGTCCGGCCGGGCGAGAAGATCCCGACCGACGGCGTCGTCGTCGACGGCGAGTCCGCGGTCGACGAGTCGATGGTGACCGGCGAGTCCGTGCCCGTCTCGAAGGCGCCGGGCGACGAGGTCGTCGGCTCGACGGTGAATCAGAACGGCGTCCTCGTGGTCGAGGCCACGAAGGTCGGCGCCGACACCGCGATCCAGCAGATCGTCCAGACCGTCAAGGAGGCCCAGTCGCGCCAGCCGGAGATCCAGAACCTCGCCGACCGGATCTCGGCGTACTTCGTGCCCGCGGTCATCGCGAACGCGCTCTTCTGGGCCGCCGTCTGGGCGCTCTTCCCGGCCCAGCTCGCGGGCGTCGTCGAGGCGCTCCCGCTGTGGGGCGTCGTCGCCGGCGGCCCGGCCGTCGCGGGCGGCACCGTCTCGACGCTCGAATTCGCCGTCCTGGTGTTCGCCTCCGCCGTGCTCATCGCCTGTCCCTGCGCGCTCGGACTCGCGACGCCCGCGGCGACGATGGTCGGGACCTCTATCGGCGCGCAGAACGGCGTGCTGTTCAAGGGCGGCGACATCTTAGAGCGCGTCCGCGACGTCGACACGGTCGTCTTCGACAAGACCGGGACGCTGACCGAGGGCGAGATGGCGCTGACAGACGTCGTCCCCGTCGAGCGGGCGGCCGACGGCGGGCAACTCCGCGAGCGCGACGCGACGGACGCCGGCGACGAGGCCGAGACCGAGCGCTCCGACGCCGAGACCGACCTCCTGCGCCTCGCGGCCGCGGTCGAACAGCACAGCGAGCACCCGCTGGCTCGCGCCATCGTCGAGGGCGCCGAAGAACGCGGCATCGACCTCCCGGAGGCGACGGACTTCGAGAACGTCCCCGGGCAGGGCGTCCGCGCGACGGTCGACGGGGACACGATCCTGGTCGGTAACCGCCGGCTGCTCGAAGCCGCCGGGATCGATCCGACGCCGGCCGAAGACGCGATGGCGCGGCTCGAATCCGAGGGCAAGACCGCGATGCTCGTCGGGCGGGTCTCCAGCGACGGCGACGAGGAGGCCGATGCGGCCAGCGACGCTGACGCCGGCGAAGTCCTCGGCGTCGTCGCCGACGCCGACACCGTGAAGCCGAGCGCGGCCGACGCCGTGGCCGCCCTCCGCGAACGCGGCGTCGACGTCCATATGATCACCGGCGACAACGAGCGGACCGCGCGCGCCGTCGCCGAGGAAGTCGGCATCGATCCCGCGAACGTCCGCGCGGGGGTCCTCCCCGAGGAGAAGGCCGACGCCGTGGAGTCGATCCAGTCCGACGGGCGGAAGGCGATGATGGTCGGCGACGGCGTCAACGACGCGCCCGCGCTGGCGGCCGCCTTCGTCGGCACCGCGATCGGCTCCGGAACCGACGTCGCCATCGAGGCCGCCGACGTGACGCTGATGCGCGACGACCCGACCGACGTGGTGAAGGCCATCCGGATCTCCGCGGGGACGCTCGCGAAGATCAAGCAGAACCTCTTCTGGGCGCTCGGCTACAACACCGCGATGATCCCCCTCGCCTCCCTTGGGCTCCTCCAGCCCATCCTCGCGGCGGGCGCGATGGCGCTGTCGTCGGTGTCGGTGCTGACAAACAGCCTGCTCTTCCGGCGCTACACGCCGGACCACGACTACCGACTCCTCGGATTCCTCCGGGGCGGGAACTGA
- a CDS encoding SHOCT domain-containing protein, whose product MTQQYSTRWLVGGVVALAALVFLAPLLVGGGAMGWGGMGAGMTGGMGSGTWGPMHGGWMMDGATAGAGGWWWLLLAALWRLLVLAALVGGGYLLYRAVVGDGVGDVDGTGADPAIRELRTAYARGDLSDEEYERRRERLENE is encoded by the coding sequence ATGACACAACAGTACTCCACGCGGTGGCTCGTCGGCGGCGTCGTCGCCCTGGCCGCGCTGGTGTTTCTCGCGCCGCTCCTGGTCGGTGGCGGCGCGATGGGCTGGGGCGGAATGGGCGCCGGAATGACCGGCGGAATGGGTAGCGGAACGTGGGGCCCGATGCACGGCGGCTGGATGATGGACGGTGCGACGGCGGGAGCGGGTGGCTGGTGGTGGCTCCTGCTCGCCGCGCTGTGGCGACTCCTCGTGCTCGCGGCCCTCGTCGGCGGCGGGTACCTCCTGTACCGCGCCGTCGTCGGCGACGGCGTCGGCGATGTCGACGGCACGGGCGCCGACCCGGCCATCCGCGAACTGCGGACGGCCTACGCCCGCGGCGACCTCTCCGACGAGGAGTACGAGCGCCGCCGCGAACGCCTCGAAAACGAGTGA